In a single window of the Gadus chalcogrammus isolate NIFS_2021 chromosome 20, NIFS_Gcha_1.0, whole genome shotgun sequence genome:
- the LOC130373649 gene encoding potassium voltage-gated channel subfamily E member 2-like: MPTPSNGTLEDTLTRALGRYLDAWRRNASAAADALDKTLLEENFVNVEWYLAVMIGMFAFIVVAMLVSTVKSKRREHSNDPYHKYIEGEWTEKTPQGYTNDAAS, translated from the coding sequence ATGCCCACCCCGTCCAACGGGACGCTGGAGGACACCCTGACGCGGGCTCTCGGCCGCTACCTGGACGCCTGGCGGCGGAACGCCTCGGCGGCGGCCGACGCGCTGGACAAGACCCTGCTGGAGGAGAACTTCGTGAACGTGGAGTGGTACCTGGCCGTGATGATCGGCATGTTCGCCTTCATCGTGGTGGCCATGCTGGTGAGCACTGTGAAGTCCAAGCGGCGGGAGCACTCCAACGACCCGTACCACAAGTACATCGAGGGGGAGTGGACGGAGAAGACCCCGCAGGGCTACACCAACGACGCCGCCAGCTGA
- the slc5a3b gene encoding sodium/myo-inositol cotransporter, translated as MTELPSRQQTKEAHFPVNGSSQLAIGDPFSNTIFFNSVDNQGFSKPPEVMAPGMEAADIVVVGLYFVLVLSIGLIATWKANRSTVSGYFLAGRSMTWVVVGASLFVSNIGSEHFIGLAGSGAASGFAVGAWEFNALLLLQLLGWVFIPVYIHSGVYTMPEYLSKRYGGNRLKVYFATLSVLLYIFTKLSVDLYAGALFIQESLGWNIYLSIILLVSMTALLTITGGLVAVMYTDALQAVLMIGGALTLTILSLIKVGGLDGVRTKYMQAIPNVTAILATGNFSYFPSCRIEPKPNSLRLLRGPLDEDIPWPGFLFGQTPASIWYWCADQVIVQRVLAAKNIAHAKGATLMAGILKVLPMFLIVIPGMISRILFTDEIACIGPEHCLAVCGSKAGCSNIAYPRLVMAVMPVGLRGLMMAVMIAALMSDLDSIFNSASTIFTLDIYQTARKGATQKELLVVGRVFVVFMVAISIAWVPVIIEMQGGQMYLYIQEVAGYLTPPIAALFLLGVFWKRCNERGAFWGGMTGLALGTFRLVLAFIYREPRCDLPDDRPLFIKHVHYMYIAAGLFWISGFVAVVVSLCTSPPDQEQVRTTTLWGLRRMRKCPRKGLEESHSLTDKQGNGSLHKDLPEDVRNDRCLDEANVKLLVRSTDHDPATPTSETNPIATPAEHIDNRKLDREEDGSQAIRKRSNYRMFLDCFCGYKDGAPNEEKLTKEDERTIEDMLYEPPRIKATLNVGLFCVCSLGVFMFVYFSL; from the coding sequence ATGACAGAGCTCCCATCCAGACAGCAAACCAAAGAAGCGCATTTCCCTGTTAACGGATCGTCCCAATTGGCCATCGGTGATCCTTTTTCAAATACCATATTTTTTAACTCTGTTGATAACCAAGGCTTCTCGAAGCCACCTGAGGTCATGGCTCCTGGGATGGAGGCAGCGGACATTGTGGTGGTGGGACTCTATTTTGTCCTGGTGCTTTCCATTGGCTTGATTGCCACATGGAAGGCCAATCGCAGCACTGTGAGTGGATACTTCCTGGCCGGCCGCTCGATGacatgggtggtggtgggcgcGTCCCTCTTTGTCAGCAACATAGGAAGTGAACACTTCATCGGCCTCGCAGGATCGGGGGCGGCCAGCGGCTTTGCCGTCGGTGCGTGGGAGTTCAACGcactccttctcctgcagctcCTCGGTTGGGTGTTCATCCCCGTGTACATCCACTCTGGTGTCTACACCATGCCCGAGTACCTGTCGAAGCGCTACGGGGGAAACAGGCTGAAGGTTTACTTTGCCACCTTGTCCGTGCTGCTCTACATTTTCACCAAGCTCTCTGTGGACTTGTACGCCGGTGCCCTCTTCATCCAGGAGTCCCTGGGCTGGAACATCTACCTGTCGATCATCCTGCTTGTCAGCATGACGGCCCTGTTGACCATCACCGGGGGGCTGGTGGCCGTCATGTACACCGACGCTCTTCAGGCTGTGCTGATGATCGGGGGGGCCCTCACCCTGACCATCCTCAGCCTGATCAAGGTCGGTGGTTTGGATGGAGTCAGGACAAAGTACATGCAGGCGATTCCCAACGTCACCGCCATTCTCGCGACTGGCAACTTCTCCTACTTCCCCTCCTGTCGCATCGAGCCCAAGCCAAACTCCCTGCGACTCCTTCGGGGCCCTTTGGACGAAGACATTCCCTGGCCAGGCTTCCTCTTCGGGCAAACCCCAGCTTCTATCTGGTACTGGTGTGCGGACCAGGTCATCGTACAGAGGGTTCTCGCCGCAAAGAACATCGCACACGCCAAAGGAGCCACTCTCATGGCCGGGATCCTGAAGGTCCTGCCCATGTTCCTCATTGTCATTCCAGGTATGATTTCCCGCATTCTGTTCACAGATGAGATAGCCTGCATCGGGCCGGAGCACTGCCTGGCTGTGTGTGGTTCTAAGGCCGGCTGCTCCAACATCGCCTACCCGCGCCTGGTCATGGCGGTGATGCCCGTTGGACTCCGAGGACTCATGATGGCTGTCATGATAGCGGCTCTTATGAGTGATCTGGATTCCATTTTCAACAGCGCCAGCACTATCTTCACCCTGGACATTTACCAGACCGCCCGGAAGGGCGCAACCCAGAAAGAGCTGCTGGTGGTCGGCCGGGTGTTTGTGGTATTTATGGTGGCCATCAGCATTGCTTGGGTTCCCGTCATTATTGAGATGCAAGGCGGCCAGATGTACCTGTATATCCAGGAGGTGGCCGGCTACCTCACGCCCCCGATTGCGGCCCTCTTTTTGCTGGGCGTGTTCTGGAAACGTTGCAACGAGAGAGGCGCGTTCTGGGGTGGGATGACCGGCCTGGCCCTGGGCACCTTCCGCCTGGTGCTTGCCTTCATCTACAGGGAGCCTCGCTGTGACCTGCCAGACGACCGCCCCCTCTTCATCAAACATGTCCACTACATGTACATCGCTGCCGGCCTCTTCTGGATTTCGGGATTTGTGGCCGTGGTGGTCAGTCTCTGCACCAGTCCCCCGGATCAGGAGCAGGTGCGCACCACTACATTGTGGGGCCTGCGACGCATGCGGAAGTGTCCCCGCAAAGGTCTGGAGGAATCCCACAGCCTCACGGACAAGCAGGGCAACGGAAGCCTCCACAAAGATCTGCCGGAGGATGTCCGCAACGACAGGTGCCTGGATGAGGCCAACGTCAAACTCCTGGTGCGGTCCACGGACCACGACCCCGCCACCCCCACCTCGGAGACCAACCCGATCGCCACGCCCGCAGAGCACATCGACAACAGGAAGCTGGACAGAGAAGAAGATGGCAGCCAAGCGATTAGGAAGCGAAGCAACTATCGGATGTTCCTGGACTGTTTTTGTGGCTATAAGGACGGAGCGCCGAATGAGGAGAAACTGACCAAGGAGGACGAGAGGACCATAGAGGATATGTTGTACGAGCCACCCCGGATTAAGGCGACTCTCAACGTGGGTCTCTTTTGCGTCTGCTCTTTGGGGGTcttcatgtttgtttatttctcaCTATAG